The proteins below come from a single Mucilaginibacter mali genomic window:
- a CDS encoding alpha/beta hydrolase translates to MKKTLIILLTLMMGIGVHAQTVPAAADSPKVVKPVALPSGFTSQLNVVYTEVNGWKGRVDLYLPPNNGKPTPVIINIHGGGWNHGDKESQGGFALYFKLGYAVANMEYRLMQVAKAPGCVEDTRCMLIYLIKNAKALNIDVNKIVISGTSAGAHLALMGGLLMNDHRFDTNCPGVDNIKVAAIISKYAISDVWDWGNGVIKSKSVANWLGANNTPEFAKAMSPIFYVNKNSPPTFVAHGNADTTVPYQQSVDLHKKLVEMGVKTEFITVEGGGHGKWTKEQNADVDKAVVKFLKEVGI, encoded by the coding sequence ATGAAAAAAACATTAATAATCCTGCTAACGCTAATGATGGGCATTGGCGTGCATGCACAAACCGTACCGGCGGCTGCGGATTCGCCTAAAGTGGTAAAACCGGTGGCTTTACCATCCGGCTTTACATCGCAACTGAACGTGGTGTATACCGAGGTGAACGGCTGGAAAGGCCGCGTCGATTTATACCTGCCGCCAAACAACGGCAAACCTACACCGGTCATCATTAATATACACGGCGGCGGCTGGAACCATGGCGATAAGGAATCGCAGGGTGGTTTCGCGCTTTACTTTAAATTAGGCTACGCAGTAGCTAATATGGAGTACCGCCTGATGCAGGTAGCCAAAGCACCGGGTTGTGTAGAAGATACCCGCTGCATGCTCATCTACCTGATAAAAAATGCCAAAGCGCTGAATATCGATGTGAATAAGATCGTGATATCGGGCACATCGGCTGGGGCGCATTTAGCATTGATGGGCGGCCTGCTAATGAACGACCATCGCTTTGATACTAATTGCCCGGGTGTAGATAATATTAAAGTAGCGGCCATCATATCCAAATACGCCATCAGCGATGTATGGGATTGGGGCAACGGGGTGATCAAAAGCAAGTCGGTAGCCAACTGGCTGGGGGCTAATAATACGCCTGAGTTCGCTAAAGCGATGTCACCTATATTTTATGTGAACAAGAATAGTCCGCCAACATTTGTGGCGCATGGCAATGCCGATACCACAGTACCCTACCAGCAATCAGTAGACCTGCATAAAAAACTGGTAGAAATGGGTGTAAAGACCGAATTTATTACCGTTGAAGGCGGCGGCCACGGCAAGTGGACCAAAGAGCAGAACGCCGATGTGGACAAAGCCGTAGTGAAATTTCTTAAAGAAGTAGGTATATGA
- a CDS encoding SDR family NAD(P)-dependent oxidoreductase: MRLKNKVAIVTGGSRDIGRAVCIKLAQEGAKIVINYRGNEQQALETLNMVKDAGGEGIIVYADVTKTEDVAALVQETRDAFGNEIHLLVNVAGGLVARKPTAEMDEEFWDHVMALNVRSVFLAVKHTVPFMPEGSAIVNFASLAGRDGGGGGASAYATAKGAVMTYTRALAKEFGPKNIRVNSVAAGMISTSFHDTFTKPEIRANVANATPLKREGRAEEVADLVAYLASSESSFITGANVDINGGVAFS, translated from the coding sequence ATGCGATTAAAAAATAAAGTAGCGATAGTGACCGGCGGCAGCCGCGATATTGGCCGCGCCGTATGTATAAAACTGGCGCAGGAAGGCGCCAAGATAGTCATCAATTACCGCGGCAATGAGCAGCAGGCGCTGGAGACCTTGAACATGGTAAAAGATGCCGGTGGTGAAGGCATCATCGTATACGCCGATGTAACAAAAACCGAAGACGTAGCCGCGCTGGTACAGGAAACCCGCGACGCTTTTGGCAACGAGATACACTTGTTGGTGAACGTTGCCGGTGGCCTTGTGGCCCGCAAACCCACTGCCGAAATGGACGAAGAATTTTGGGACCATGTAATGGCGCTAAACGTGCGTTCGGTATTTTTGGCGGTGAAACATACGGTGCCGTTTATGCCTGAGGGCAGCGCTATCGTTAACTTTGCATCGCTGGCCGGGCGCGACGGTGGTGGTGGCGGCGCCAGTGCCTACGCTACGGCCAAAGGCGCGGTAATGACCTATACCCGTGCGCTGGCCAAAGAGTTTGGCCCGAAGAATATCCGTGTCAACTCGGTAGCGGCTGGGATGATCTCAACATCGTTCCACGATACCTTTACCAAGCCCGAGATACGCGCCAATGTAGCCAACGCTACCCCGCTAAAACGCGAAGGCCGCGCCGAAGAGGTAGCTGACCTGGTAGCTTACCTGGCCAGCAGCGAAAGCAGTTTTATTACCGGGGCTAATGTGGATATTAATGGTGGGGTGGCGTTTTCGTGA
- a CDS encoding ribonucleoside-diphosphate reductase subunit alpha, producing MFVVKRDGRKESVKFDKITARIEKLCYGFPSLVDPIDVAKKVIEGLFDGVTTSELDNLAAETAASLTTKHPDYALLASRIAVSNLHKNTIKSFSETMKLLYEYVDPKNGKPAPLLADDVYQIIMDNAEELDSSIIYDRDFGFDYFGFKTLEKSYLLKLDGKVAERPQHLFMRVSVGIHKNDIESAIKTYNLMSERWFTHATPTLFNAGTPKPQMSSCFLLTMKEDSIDGIYDTLKQTAKISQSAGGIGLSIHNVRATGSYIGGTNGTSNGIIPMLRVFNDTARYVDQGGGKRKGAFAIYLEPWHADILEFLDLRKNHGKEEMRARDLFYALWVSDLFMQRVEANEDWSLFCPHEAPGLADCWGAEFEALYTKYEKEGRARKTIKAQELWFAVLDSQVETGTPYLLYKDAANGKSNQQNLGTIKSSNLCTEIIEYTSDKEVAVCNLASLALPRFVINGVFDHDKLYEVTYQATLNLNRIIDNNYYPVEEARYSNLRHRPIGLGVQGLADAFILLRMPFESDEARKLNKEIFETIYFASMTASKDLAIKEGPYKTFKGSPLSKGKFQFDLWNVSPESGRWDWANLRLDVMNHGVRNSLLVAPMPTASTSQILGNNECFEPYTSNIYTRRVLSGEFVIVNKHLLRDLVNRGLWNNTMKDKIISANGSIQDIAEIPQDMKDLYKTVWEIKMRNIIDMAADRGAYICQSQSLNLFINSPNASKLTSMHFYAWKKGLKTGMYYLRTQAASQAVKFTVENQGGKNMDPVIPEIVDQIVDEIPAGPTCSMEEGCVTCSA from the coding sequence ATGTTTGTAGTAAAAAGAGACGGCAGAAAGGAATCCGTAAAATTTGACAAGATCACCGCACGTATCGAAAAATTGTGCTATGGTTTCCCATCGCTGGTAGATCCCATCGATGTGGCCAAGAAAGTAATTGAAGGTTTATTTGACGGAGTTACTACCTCCGAGCTGGACAACCTGGCAGCCGAGACGGCGGCATCGTTAACCACAAAGCACCCCGATTATGCTTTGCTGGCATCGCGCATAGCGGTATCAAACCTGCACAAAAATACCATCAAATCGTTCTCTGAAACGATGAAGCTGCTGTATGAATATGTGGATCCAAAGAACGGTAAACCGGCACCCCTGCTGGCCGACGACGTTTACCAGATAATTATGGATAACGCCGAAGAACTGGATAGCAGCATTATATACGACCGCGATTTTGGCTTCGACTATTTTGGTTTTAAAACCCTCGAAAAATCGTACCTGTTAAAGCTGGATGGTAAAGTTGCCGAACGCCCGCAGCACCTGTTTATGCGCGTATCGGTAGGTATCCACAAAAACGATATTGAAAGCGCCATCAAAACCTACAACCTGATGAGTGAGCGCTGGTTTACCCACGCAACCCCTACTTTGTTCAACGCCGGTACACCAAAACCGCAAATGTCGTCTTGCTTCCTGCTAACCATGAAGGAAGACAGCATCGACGGTATATACGATACCCTGAAACAAACGGCTAAAATTTCGCAAAGCGCCGGTGGTATCGGTCTAAGCATCCATAATGTGCGTGCAACCGGCTCGTACATTGGCGGCACCAACGGTACAAGCAACGGTATTATCCCAATGCTACGCGTATTTAACGATACTGCCCGTTATGTAGACCAGGGCGGCGGCAAGCGTAAAGGCGCCTTCGCTATTTACTTAGAGCCATGGCATGCCGATATTTTAGAATTTCTTGACCTGCGCAAAAACCACGGTAAGGAAGAAATGCGCGCCCGCGATTTGTTCTACGCCCTTTGGGTAAGCGACCTGTTTATGCAGCGCGTAGAGGCTAACGAGGATTGGAGCCTGTTCTGCCCGCACGAAGCACCGGGTTTAGCCGACTGCTGGGGTGCAGAATTTGAAGCCCTGTACACCAAATACGAAAAAGAAGGCCGCGCCCGCAAAACAATCAAGGCGCAGGAACTTTGGTTTGCCGTGTTAGATAGCCAGGTAGAAACCGGTACACCATACCTGTTGTATAAAGATGCCGCCAACGGTAAATCTAACCAGCAGAATTTAGGTACCATTAAAAGCTCTAACCTGTGCACCGAGATCATCGAGTACACCTCAGATAAAGAGGTTGCCGTTTGTAACCTGGCATCGCTGGCATTGCCACGCTTTGTGATCAATGGTGTGTTCGATCATGATAAATTGTACGAAGTGACCTACCAGGCTACTTTGAACCTGAACAGGATCATCGATAATAACTACTACCCGGTTGAAGAGGCCCGCTACAGCAACCTGCGCCACCGCCCTATTGGTTTAGGCGTACAAGGTTTGGCTGATGCCTTTATTTTGCTGCGTATGCCTTTTGAAAGCGACGAAGCCCGCAAACTGAACAAGGAGATCTTCGAGACTATCTATTTTGCTTCGATGACAGCTTCTAAAGACCTGGCTATTAAAGAAGGCCCGTACAAAACCTTTAAAGGTTCGCCACTGTCAAAAGGTAAATTCCAGTTCGATCTGTGGAATGTATCGCCGGAAAGCGGCCGTTGGGATTGGGCAAACCTGCGCCTTGATGTAATGAACCACGGCGTGCGCAACTCGCTGTTAGTAGCCCCAATGCCTACTGCTTCAACATCGCAGATATTAGGTAACAACGAATGCTTTGAACCATACACCTCAAACATTTACACCCGCCGTGTACTGAGTGGTGAGTTTGTGATCGTGAACAAACACCTGCTGCGCGATCTGGTGAACCGTGGCCTGTGGAACAACACCATGAAGGACAAGATCATCAGCGCTAATGGTTCTATCCAGGATATTGCCGAGATACCACAGGATATGAAAGACCTGTACAAAACCGTATGGGAAATTAAGATGCGTAACATCATTGATATGGCTGCCGACCGTGGCGCTTATATCTGCCAGTCGCAATCGCTTAACCTGTTCATCAACTCACCAAATGCCAGCAAGCTTACTTCGATGCACTTCTATGCATGGAAGAAAGGCCTTAAAACAGGTATGTACTACCTGCGTACACAAGCGGCATCGCAAGCGGTTAAATTTACTGTGGAGAACCAGGGCGGCAAAAACATGGATCCGGTTATCCCTGAAATTGTTGACCAGATCGTCGACGAAATACCAGCCGGTCCAACCTGCTCTATGGAAGAAGGTTGCGTGACTTGCTCAGCGTAA
- a CDS encoding MFS transporter: protein MKVRGLRWFIIGLIGLATVINYIDRSAINIMWPYIYKEFGIADVDNKSTLALITTFFMIAYAIGQTAMGKIMDSIGTRLGMVFSISLWSISIALHALARGLASFNIFRFMLGFSEAGNWPGATKSNAEWFPAKERAIAQGIFGAGASLGSVVAAPIIAALFLAFGWKLTFACIALLGVLWIIPWLIINKNTPDKHPWITEEEQTHILTKPAEAFANTEVAYTWKQLLAFRNTWGIILSRFFIDPVWWLFVTWLPTFLKEQFLFDIKQIGAFTWVPYLFAAIGGLLGGFYSSRLIRNGKDPVKARKLAIAIGCALMLAGLTGIVIYLDSLKDNPTLAMGLISTTLFGFQFLINNLQTLPSDYYSGKNVGTVSGMGGTAAVLGTLLTTWMVPVLTKTSYTSFFVLGALLVPISWLCIQFIYSKKTLN, encoded by the coding sequence ATGAAAGTGCGGGGCTTACGCTGGTTCATCATCGGGTTGATCGGCCTGGCAACGGTGATCAATTATATCGACCGCAGTGCCATCAACATCATGTGGCCATATATCTACAAAGAGTTTGGCATTGCCGATGTGGACAATAAAAGCACGCTGGCGCTCATCACCACTTTTTTTATGATCGCCTATGCTATTGGGCAAACGGCCATGGGTAAAATTATGGATAGCATTGGTACGCGGCTGGGTATGGTGTTCTCCATCTCTTTATGGAGTATATCTATCGCCCTGCATGCACTGGCAAGGGGATTGGCATCGTTCAATATCTTCCGCTTTATGCTGGGCTTTAGCGAGGCCGGCAACTGGCCGGGCGCTACCAAAAGTAACGCCGAGTGGTTCCCGGCTAAGGAAAGAGCTATCGCGCAGGGGATATTCGGTGCGGGAGCATCGTTAGGGTCAGTAGTGGCGGCGCCAATTATCGCGGCCTTGTTCCTGGCTTTCGGCTGGAAACTGACCTTTGCTTGTATCGCTTTGCTGGGTGTGCTGTGGATCATCCCATGGCTGATCATCAATAAGAACACGCCCGATAAACATCCCTGGATAACCGAAGAAGAACAAACGCATATATTAACTAAACCCGCGGAAGCATTTGCAAATACCGAAGTTGCCTACACTTGGAAGCAACTTCTTGCTTTCCGCAATACCTGGGGCATTATCCTCAGCCGCTTTTTTATCGACCCGGTGTGGTGGCTTTTTGTTACCTGGCTGCCTACTTTCTTAAAAGAGCAGTTCCTGTTCGATATTAAACAGATCGGGGCTTTTACCTGGGTGCCCTACCTGTTCGCTGCTATCGGCGGTTTGCTGGGTGGTTTTTATTCGTCGCGATTGATCCGCAACGGTAAAGACCCGGTGAAGGCCCGCAAACTGGCAATAGCAATCGGCTGCGCGCTGATGCTGGCAGGCTTGACGGGCATCGTCATCTATCTTGATAGCCTTAAAGATAACCCAACACTGGCGATGGGCCTGATCAGTACCACACTTTTCGGTTTCCAGTTCCTCATCAATAACCTGCAAACCTTGCCGTCCGATTATTACAGCGGCAAAAATGTGGGGACGGTATCGGGCATGGGCGGCACGGCGGCGGTATTGGGCACCTTGCTCACCACCTGGATGGTGCCGGTGCTGACCAAAACCAGCTATACTTCCTTCTTTGTACTGGGCGCTTTACTGGTGCCCATCAGCTGGTTGTGTATCCAGTTCATTTATTCAAAAAAGACATTAAACTAA
- a CDS encoding cupin domain-containing protein codes for MIQSSVFQFEQETEWQDVGNGCQRKIFGYDDKVMLVKAKFVAGGVGPLHSHPHSQVTYVDSGVFEMTIGDETKTIRKGDGYYVPPNVVHGVTCTEAGMLIDGFSPYREDFI; via the coding sequence ATGATACAGAGCAGCGTATTTCAGTTTGAGCAAGAAACAGAGTGGCAGGACGTAGGCAACGGTTGCCAGCGCAAAATATTTGGTTACGATGATAAGGTGATGCTGGTGAAAGCCAAATTTGTGGCCGGCGGCGTTGGCCCGTTACATAGCCACCCGCACTCGCAGGTTACTTATGTTGATAGCGGCGTGTTTGAAATGACCATCGGCGACGAAACCAAAACCATCCGCAAAGGCGACGGCTATTATGTACCGCCTAACGTAGTGCACGGCGTAACCTGCACCGAGGCGGGGATGCTGATAGACGGGTTTAGTCCGTATAGGGAGGATTTTATATAG